The Chitinophagales bacterium genomic sequence ATAGTCGTGAATTTGTTGAAGGTAAAACCTTAGTTCTGACCACAACAAACGGTACACGCCTGCTGCATATGGTAAAAGGTGCTTCTGCTATAATTACCGGTTCATTCCTGAATTTATCAGCTGTTAGCGAGTTCTTGCTTCAACAAAATAAGAATGTATTATTGGCCTGCGCGGCATGGAAAGACAGGTTTAACCTGGAAGACGCGCTTTTTGCAGGGGCAGTGATAGACAAAGTTAAAGATAGCTTTTATATGAACTGCGATAGCGCCAAGGCTGCAGTTACTTTGTATAATAGCCTTAACGGCGTGAAGCCTATTGATTTCCTGAGAGACAGCTCACACTACAGGCGGTTGTCTGCGTACGGGCTTGAGTCTGATATGGAATACTGTGCATCAATAGACCTTCATCCTGTTGTTCCTTATCTTAAAGATAACCAACTTGTTATATATAAGGATTAGGCAACAAGAAAGGGATTGCTTTGTTGTTCAATAGAGACCTTAGTGGCCGGGCCATGTCCTGAGAATATTACGGTTTCTCCAGGCAATGTAAAAAGCTGGGTGCGGATGCTGGTAAGCAATTGATTATGGTTGCCTCCCGGCAAATCGGTACGGCCGATGCTGCCCGAGAATAAAACATCGCCGGCAATAGCCCATTTACCCTCAGGATAATAGAAGGCAACACTACCCGGCGAATGCCCGGGAACGAAGAGTACATGGAGCTTATCATTGCCAACAGCTATCAACTTGTTTTCATCAATAAAGAAATCAGGTTCAGGTGTAGTATTAAAGTCAAATCCAAACAACATAGCCGAGCCTGCGGCCCCTTTTAGTACTGGTAAATCTTTTTCGTGCAGACCGAAAGGAATTTTATAGCGGTCTTTTACTGCTGCAACGCCGAAGATGTGGTCGATATGTGCATGTGTATTGATAATTGCTTGTGGAATGAGTTTGTTTTCTTCAATAAAACTGAAAAAATGACTGATTTCAATGTTATTGTTCATGCCGGGATCTATGATCCAACACTGATTTTTTTCATTGTATATGATATATGTATTCTCCTGGAACGGATTAAAAACAAAAGATTGCGTGTATAACATATAAGAAGTCTATTTTTTCTGTAATTTAGGTAGCAAACTTATACCGAACATTTTATCTGACAAGCAAATTAGCGAATAACTAACTTAATTTCGATCGATTATGTATTTCAGCCGAAGGCTTACCATACCATCATTATTATTAGTAGCAATTATCTCGACCATGTTTTTGAACAGTGTAGATGTATATGCGCAGGCCAATGTTGAAAAATACGGACAGAACAGAATTCAGCACAGAACGTTCAAATGGAAGTATTTTGAGACAAACCACTTTCGTATTTATCACTACGACAGGTCTGGAGTGGAACTGGCAAGATATGTGGCAGAGCAGGTTGAAAATGATATTGCTGTAATTGAAAGTAAGATAGGTGGCCAGTTCCCGGGCAGGTTCAATATAGTGTTATATAACACGTACGACGAGTATCAACAAACCAATATTGGCAGAAAATATGATTCTCAATTGCAGGATGTGCCTGCAGGTACGGTTAATATTGTGGGTGATAAATTAGTTGTGTACTATACAGGTGAGCATAAAGACCTGCGCAGGCAAACCCGCTCAGGCATGGCGCGTATTGTTATGGAGCGGCTTTTGTTTGGCGAGAACCTGAGGGAAGTAGTGAGAAATGCTATATTAATGAACTTGCCTGAATGGACTATTAATGGTTTTATAGCATACATAGTAGATGGTTGGGATACGGAAAGCAATAGCGACTGGAAGAACCTGATCGAGTCCTATCCTGATAAAGGTTTCTACAAATTAGCTGAAGTAAATCCTGAATTAGCAGGTAAAGCTTTTTGGAAATATGTATCAGACAGATATGGTGAAGGTAGTATGAAGAACCTGGTATATACAACACAATTGAAGAGCAGCCTTAACCAGAGTGTAAAGATGACGCTTGGCATGAAAGTAAAGCAGGCATATGACTCTGCAATTGTCTTTTACAAAGATATCTATGCAAAAGATGAATTGAACCAGGCTATTCCGGATAGCTCAACAGCTTTGATTGAAATAGATGTTCCAAAAGACGGTACGATAATAAAAGACATCAGGGTTTCGCCAAAAGGGCAGGATGTGGCTTATGTTGCATGGAAAAACGGAGAATATAAAGTTTATATACAAAAGACTATCAAGACAAAGGTGCGCTCAACAGTAATGGAGGGTGGTAAGCTGGACTTTGGTGCTACTCCTGATCCTAACTATCCGATCATCACATGGTCTAATACAGGATATAAGTTAGCGATACTATACCGAAAAGATAACAGTACACACTTACGTATATACAATGCAATAAAAGCTCAGATAGAAAATTATGAGATACCCGCAAACAGGTTTGACAGGGTATTGAGTATGACATTTATGGAGGATGATGACAGATTGATATTTTCCGCAATAAAAAAGAGTAAAACTGATCTTTATGAATTTACCATTCGTGGTAAAAGAATGAAAAACATAACTGATGATGCATGGGACGACCTGCAACCGTGGTATGTGAGTGGTGGCTCGCGCCGTGGTATCTTATTTATTTCAAACAGGCCTAAACCAAACCTTGACGTGCCGCTTGGAGTGAATGAATTGCCGACGGGCCCGATGAATGTATACTTCTACAATACAACCACCCGTAAAAAGGAGTTGTTGCAGATGACATATGTTACCAAAGGTGAGGTAACACAGCCTATACAATACGGTACTGACAATTATGCTTATCTCTATAATGAGAATGGTATCTACAACCAATATATAATAATGGTTACGCATGATGTGAATAAGAATGATTCTACTTATACGGTTGCGGTAACCAATCATGCAAGAAACATTGTGGCACATCAGTACAGCCCTGTAAGCAACCAGGTGGCAGATGTATTGCAGGTAGGAGACAAGTATAAGATATATTACAAGCCTTTGCAGATACCTAAGAAAGGCGCTAAAGGAGTTGAGTTGACACCGACACTGCTGAAACAATCGGAAACCAGTAAGAAGAGAAGTGTAATAAAAGATGATGCAAGCGCAAAAACAGAGGATGAAGCAGTAAAAGAACCAGTGTTAAAAAGAGGGAATGCTTTTCAGACGCAGTTTGATGATGAAGAACCGGGAGATGATGCTGCAACCAGGAAACCTAAGATGACCCGGAAAGAACAGCGTCTTGCGAAAGAAGATGAGGAAGAAGGAGTGGATAGCACCTACCTGAATATGCGTGCTCAAAGGTACAGGGCCGATTTTAAACCTGACTTTTTATCTGTTAAGCTGGATAACTCGGTATTGTTCAACCGTTATCAGCCTGCGGGTCAGAATGCTAATCAATTTGCCAATCCGAGCCTTGGGGGTATGCTGACTGCGAGTCTTAATGACCTGATGGAAGATTACCGGTTTACCGGAGGTTTGAGATTACCCGTGAATTTTTCCGGTACGACATATTTTCTTCAATTTGAGAATAATAAGAAGAGGGTTGATTGGAGTTTGTTATACCTGAGGCAGAACAAGATAAGAAACTATGTAGTACCTTATATTGATACCGTCAACAATGCAGAGTACGAGAACGAACAATTGGGTAAAAACAGTACAGATCTTGTGCAGGCGACAGTAAGCTATCCGCTGAATAAATTTGAGAGTATCAGGCTGCATATGGGTTTCAGGAGAGATGTATTAAACTATAAAGCACAGGATACATTAAGTTTGTCATATCCGTTCCCTGACAGGCAGAAATTCTGGATAACCAGCAAAGCTGAATATGT encodes the following:
- a CDS encoding MBL fold metallo-hydrolase, which produces MLYTQSFVFNPFQENTYIIYNEKNQCWIIDPGMNNNIEISHFFSFIEENKLIPQAIINTHAHIDHIFGVAAVKDRYKIPFGLHEKDLPVLKGAAGSAMLFGFDFNTTPEPDFFIDENKLIAVGNDKLHVLFVPGHSPGSVAFYYPEGKWAIAGDVLFSGSIGRTDLPGGNHNQLLTSIRTQLFTLPGETVIFSGHGPATKVSIEQQSNPFLVA
- a CDS encoding 2-phosphosulfolactate phosphatase; the encoded protein is MNRELPRLEVCLSPALLHLFDTEGSVVVIIDVFRATSTIAAALYNNAKSVWPVATVEECIEIGNKVENSITAGERNGKVVEGLQHGNSPSEYSREFVEGKTLVLTTTNGTRLLHMVKGASAIITGSFLNLSAVSEFLLQQNKNVLLACAAWKDRFNLEDALFAGAVIDKVKDSFYMNCDSAKAAVTLYNSLNGVKPIDFLRDSSHYRRLSAYGLESDMEYCASIDLHPVVPYLKDNQLVIYKD